One segment of Leuconostoc lactis DNA contains the following:
- a CDS encoding alpha-galactosidase, whose product MTSASIFFDAENKVFHLKNDQISYLFQADTGDILSHLYFGRQISTYHDQRRYPRIDRGFSPNPAGNPGQLDRGYSKDTLRQEFSGFDTGDFRQPAVVIRAENGAQATDFRYVDYEIQAGKPDLVDLPQAYVLAPEEAKTLIVRLADATLDAELFLSYTIFADRPVIARSAKLVNRGTQKLQVEKLVSVQLDVIENQLEVISLHGAHLNERQMERKSLPHGITSFASHRGGSSHHMNPFIALVAPDTTEDSGTAIGVQLVYSGNHQFTLEKDYVDQVRVLAGINEQGFSWQLLPDEAFQAPEALLVYSEAGLNGMSQAYHHLLRERVARGRFQYAPRPIVINNWEATYFNFDAEKIDHIVDQAAPLGIEMFVLDDGWFGHRDADTSSLGDWYEYADKLKSGGGLAGISQRVHDRGMQFGIWIEPEMVSKDSQLYRAHPDYAIQIPNRAMTPSRDQHVLDFSRQEVVDAIYDQISAILDDVPLDYIKWDMNRHLTEVYSAVLPADRQGEVAHRYVLGVYQLAERLTTAYPNILFEGCSGGGGRFDAGMLYYFPQSWASDNTDPVDRLKIQYGTSLSYPISSMTAHVSASPNHQTGRESSLTMRGDVAMAGVFGYELDLSQLSDTDKTQISEQVAFYKTHRDLIQYGDFYRIQSPFESNDVAWQFVSADKTETLLFQYRVLSEGQPPLHVTKLSHLAPDKTYFEPATGQVFGGDELMAVGFYNTPWPQADFTSRVRYFKQV is encoded by the coding sequence ATGACTAGTGCAAGCATTTTTTTTGACGCTGAAAACAAGGTTTTTCATCTTAAAAATGATCAAATCTCGTATCTTTTTCAAGCTGATACGGGTGATATTTTAAGTCATCTTTACTTTGGTCGGCAGATATCAACGTATCATGACCAACGGCGTTATCCCAGAATAGACCGTGGTTTTTCACCAAATCCAGCTGGTAATCCTGGCCAATTGGATCGTGGGTATTCGAAAGACACGTTACGGCAGGAGTTTTCAGGCTTTGATACGGGGGATTTTCGGCAACCAGCTGTCGTGATTCGTGCTGAAAATGGTGCGCAAGCAACCGATTTTCGTTACGTCGATTATGAGATACAAGCGGGTAAGCCAGATTTAGTGGATTTGCCACAAGCATACGTCCTAGCACCTGAAGAAGCCAAAACGTTAATTGTCCGGTTGGCTGATGCCACGTTAGATGCAGAACTGTTCTTGTCTTATACCATCTTTGCTGATCGACCAGTCATTGCGCGATCTGCGAAACTCGTTAACCGTGGCACGCAAAAGCTACAGGTTGAAAAACTGGTATCAGTACAATTAGACGTCATTGAAAATCAACTAGAAGTTATTTCGCTACATGGGGCACATTTGAACGAACGTCAGATGGAACGTAAAAGCTTGCCACATGGCATCACGTCATTTGCCAGTCACCGTGGTGGTAGCTCACATCATATGAATCCGTTTATCGCGTTAGTTGCGCCAGATACGACGGAAGATAGTGGCACAGCAATTGGTGTACAGCTCGTGTATTCGGGGAACCATCAATTTACGCTGGAAAAAGATTACGTGGATCAGGTACGCGTCCTAGCGGGCATTAACGAACAAGGGTTTAGTTGGCAATTGCTACCAGATGAAGCGTTTCAGGCACCTGAAGCCTTACTCGTGTATTCAGAGGCTGGTTTAAACGGGATGTCGCAAGCGTATCATCACTTATTGCGTGAACGTGTTGCGCGCGGGCGTTTCCAATATGCACCGCGCCCCATTGTCATTAACAATTGGGAAGCCACGTATTTCAATTTTGATGCGGAAAAAATTGATCATATTGTGGATCAAGCCGCACCGCTAGGTATTGAAATGTTTGTGTTAGACGATGGTTGGTTTGGTCATCGTGATGCGGATACAAGTTCCTTGGGTGATTGGTATGAATACGCTGACAAACTCAAATCGGGTGGTGGGTTAGCTGGTATTTCTCAGCGTGTGCATGATCGTGGCATGCAGTTTGGGATTTGGATTGAGCCGGAAATGGTCTCAAAGGACTCACAACTTTATCGTGCACATCCAGATTATGCCATTCAAATCCCGAATCGCGCGATGACGCCCAGTCGGGATCAACATGTGTTAGATTTTTCTCGCCAAGAAGTTGTGGACGCCATTTACGATCAAATTTCAGCCATTTTGGACGACGTGCCGCTTGACTATATTAAATGGGATATGAATCGCCATTTAACCGAGGTGTATTCAGCAGTCTTACCAGCGGATCGACAGGGCGAAGTGGCTCACCGTTATGTATTAGGGGTGTATCAGTTAGCTGAACGACTCACAACAGCCTATCCAAACATCCTATTTGAAGGTTGCTCAGGTGGCGGGGGTCGTTTTGATGCCGGCATGCTGTATTATTTCCCACAATCATGGGCGTCAGATAATACAGACCCAGTTGATCGGTTAAAAATCCAGTATGGGACATCATTGAGCTATCCGATTTCAAGTATGACGGCGCATGTATCAGCTTCGCCTAACCATCAGACCGGTCGTGAAAGTAGTTTGACCATGCGTGGGGATGTTGCTATGGCGGGTGTCTTTGGTTACGAACTCGATCTAAGCCAGTTATCAGATACCGACAAAACGCAAATCAGTGAACAAGTGGCGTTTTACAAAACGCATCGGGACTTAATTCAGTATGGGGACTTCTATCGCATTCAGTCACCTTTTGAAAGCAACGATGTGGCTTGGCAATTTGTCAGTGCAGATAAAACAGAAACACTGCTGTTCCAGTATCGTGTGCTATCAGAAGGGCAACCACCACTTCATGTCACCAAGCTCAGCCATTTGGCGCCGGATAAGACTTATTTTGAGCCGGCCACTGGTCAAGTATTTGGTGGGGATGAACTGATGGCTGTTGGCTTCTACAATACACCGTGGCCACAAGCTGACTTTACCTCACGTGTGCGTTATTTTAAACAAGTATAA
- a CDS encoding LacI family DNA-binding transcriptional regulator, which translates to MVTIKQIAETAGVSSSTVSRILNDDATLSVSSATRQAVLETANKLKYVKRSKAASMKAVCHVAVITVFSEAREATDAYWRQIYLSIEKHARQMGVVIDDVIRMAQGIEQQTIAAYDAIIILGDISQQAIFTIKQMNPHLVLVDSKAHYDDIDVVEPEMANITAKILDDFYTAGRRHIGFIGGTNELFELDGTTKGIASDVRETAYQQWIAAHQLTPYIYTGGWHVETGSHGAVALLDDEPNIDALLVASDPIAIGAINALKMRGLEPGKDIDIVSFDNLELAAYLVPALTTVDLKPEVLGQQALVQACELARNKRDWAVWTTIPSRLIYRETLTSTKK; encoded by the coding sequence ATGGTAACTATAAAACAAATTGCGGAGACGGCCGGCGTTTCGTCGAGTACGGTGTCGCGTATTTTAAATGACGATGCGACCTTGTCCGTTTCGTCAGCGACACGGCAAGCGGTATTAGAAACTGCCAACAAGTTAAAGTACGTTAAACGTAGCAAAGCCGCATCGATGAAAGCGGTCTGTCATGTGGCCGTGATCACGGTTTTTTCGGAAGCGCGTGAGGCAACGGATGCCTACTGGCGACAAATTTACCTAAGTATTGAAAAACATGCGCGACAGATGGGGGTCGTGATTGATGATGTTATTCGCATGGCGCAAGGGATTGAGCAACAAACGATTGCGGCGTATGATGCCATCATTATATTAGGGGATATTTCCCAACAAGCCATTTTTACGATTAAACAAATGAATCCACACTTAGTGTTGGTTGATAGCAAGGCACATTATGATGATATTGATGTGGTTGAACCGGAAATGGCCAATATCACTGCGAAAATTCTGGATGATTTTTATACTGCCGGTCGCCGTCATATTGGTTTTATTGGTGGGACGAATGAGTTATTTGAGTTGGATGGGACTACCAAAGGGATTGCGTCAGACGTACGAGAAACTGCGTATCAACAATGGATTGCAGCCCATCAGTTAACACCCTATATTTATACAGGGGGATGGCATGTTGAGACAGGTAGTCATGGGGCGGTGGCATTATTAGATGACGAGCCAAACATTGATGCACTCTTGGTTGCTTCAGATCCAATTGCCATTGGTGCCATCAATGCGTTGAAAATGCGTGGCCTTGAACCAGGCAAAGACATTGATATTGTCAGTTTTGATAATTTGGAATTGGCTGCCTACTTGGTACCAGCTTTAACAACGGTTGACTTAAAACCAGAAGTATTAGGCCAACAGGCGCTCGTACAAGCTTGTGAATTGGCCCGAAATAAGCGGGATTGGGCAGTTTGGACAACGATTCCTAGTCGGTTAATTTACCGCGAAACGCTCACGTCAACGAAAAAGTAA
- a CDS encoding glycoside-pentoside-hexuronide (GPH):cation symporter yields MPSNKHTMSSRLSYAFGAFGNDVFFATLSTYFIMFVTTHLFNTGNSAENDRMISYITLIIFVLRFVELIIDPFIGNAIDNTVTRWGKFKPWVVVGGTIGSIALIILFTNMGGINKSNPVLYLLLFGFVYITMDIFYSFKDIGFWSMIPALTLNSREREKTATLARIGSTIGGNLVGVVVMPLVLFFSMKSNGGTGDSRGWFWFAVIVATVAWISSIVVGLGTKEIDSTLRQNKERTTFKQVFHILTHNDQLMWIALAYGLYTTGVTLVNSLELYYFTFILGNSSAFSILAGLNILTGLVAVALFPTLSDKLNRRKLFFWCIAIMLSGIILFSFAGGSLTLVLIAAELFALPQPLVFLVILMLISDSVEYGQLKLNHRDESLTLSVRPLLDKLAGAISNGAVGLTAVAAGMTTGATASSITPSGQLTFKIIMFGLPFIIVSIGAFVFYRRVTLTEDKHAEIVDQLEKTWGQKFENSQSDLTDLNQTHTQYYAPIAGTLEPLATVSDPAFASGALGEGFAIKPTDGRVYAPFDGVIRSTFSTRHAVGIESDSGVVTLIHIGVNTVSMQGTGFITYFDKGQRVKRGDLLIEFWDKAIQDAQLDDTVMVTITNANALPQLTFKKAFGSQVSKNDILLEFND; encoded by the coding sequence ATGCCTTCTAACAAACATACTATGTCATCACGTCTATCTTATGCCTTTGGTGCATTTGGTAACGATGTCTTCTTTGCGACATTATCGACGTACTTCATCATGTTCGTCACGACACATTTGTTTAACACCGGTAATTCCGCTGAAAATGACCGGATGATTAGTTATATCACCCTGATTATTTTCGTCCTGCGTTTCGTGGAATTAATTATTGATCCATTTATTGGTAATGCGATTGATAATACTGTGACGCGTTGGGGAAAGTTTAAACCCTGGGTCGTCGTCGGTGGTACCATCGGTTCCATTGCCCTCATCATTTTGTTTACAAATATGGGCGGTATCAATAAGAGCAATCCGGTTTTGTACCTCTTGCTCTTTGGCTTCGTGTATATCACAATGGATATCTTCTACTCATTTAAGGATATCGGCTTCTGGTCAATGATTCCCGCATTGACCTTGAATTCACGTGAACGTGAAAAAACGGCAACACTTGCCCGTATCGGCTCAACTATCGGCGGTAACTTGGTCGGCGTTGTGGTGATGCCACTGGTACTGTTCTTTTCGATGAAAAGCAATGGCGGTACTGGTGACTCAAGAGGTTGGTTCTGGTTTGCTGTGATTGTTGCAACTGTTGCTTGGATCAGTTCAATTGTTGTTGGTCTGGGTACCAAAGAAATCGATTCAACCTTACGTCAAAATAAAGAACGTACCACATTCAAGCAGGTCTTTCATATTTTGACGCACAATGATCAGTTGATGTGGATTGCTTTAGCATATGGACTCTATACAACGGGTGTTACCCTTGTCAATTCGTTAGAACTCTACTATTTCACGTTTATCCTCGGTAACTCTAGTGCCTTCTCAATCTTAGCCGGCTTAAATATTTTAACTGGCTTGGTGGCTGTTGCCCTATTCCCAACCCTGTCTGATAAACTGAATCGCCGTAAGCTATTCTTCTGGTGTATCGCCATCATGCTTTCCGGCATCATCCTATTTTCCTTTGCTGGCGGCTCACTAACCCTTGTATTGATTGCGGCGGAATTGTTTGCTTTGCCACAACCCCTCGTTTTCTTGGTTATCTTGATGCTCATTTCTGATTCTGTTGAATATGGTCAATTGAAACTCAACCATCGAGATGAATCTTTGACGCTTTCAGTTCGACCTTTATTAGATAAATTAGCCGGTGCGATTTCAAACGGTGCGGTTGGTTTGACTGCGGTGGCTGCCGGTATGACGACTGGTGCAACTGCCAGCTCTATCACCCCTTCTGGCCAACTCACGTTTAAAATCATTATGTTTGGCCTACCATTTATCATTGTTTCAATTGGTGCATTCGTCTTTTATCGCCGTGTCACGTTAACGGAAGACAAACATGCCGAAATTGTTGATCAACTTGAAAAGACTTGGGGCCAAAAGTTTGAAAATAGTCAGTCAGATCTCACTGATTTGAATCAAACACATACACAATACTATGCGCCAATTGCTGGTACGTTAGAACCTTTGGCAACCGTCTCGGATCCTGCCTTTGCTTCGGGTGCGCTTGGTGAAGGATTTGCCATTAAGCCAACCGATGGCCGCGTTTATGCGCCATTTGATGGCGTGATTCGTTCAACCTTCTCAACGCGTCATGCGGTCGGTATTGAATCTGATTCAGGTGTTGTGACGTTAATCCATATTGGTGTTAACACCGTATCCATGCAAGGTACCGGATTCATTACTTACTTTGATAAAGGCCAGCGCGTGAAGAGGGGTGACTTACTCATCGAATTCTGGGACAAAGCGATTCAGGATGCACAGCTTGATGACACGGTGATGGTAACGATCACTAATGCCAACGCCTTACCACAATTAACCTTTAAAAAGGCCTTTGGGTCACAAGTTTCCAAAAACGATATCTTATTAGAATTTAATGATTAA
- a CDS encoding DMT family transporter → MSWVYLLLAGLSEILWATTMKLSQGFTKVGWVIVTIIGLIASMAFLIQAVKQLPFSLAYPIWTGIGAVGSVVMGVVLFRDQFPPVTWFFIGLLIVAIIGIKITAGE, encoded by the coding sequence ATGTCATGGGTATATCTATTGTTAGCCGGCTTATCAGAAATTTTGTGGGCGACGACGATGAAATTAAGTCAAGGCTTCACGAAAGTTGGCTGGGTAATTGTGACAATTATTGGGCTTATTGCCAGCATGGCGTTTTTAATCCAAGCCGTGAAACAACTGCCCTTTAGTTTAGCCTATCCAATTTGGACAGGAATTGGTGCCGTGGGGTCTGTTGTGATGGGGGTTGTGCTGTTTCGGGATCAATTCCCGCCAGTGACCTGGTTTTTTATTGGGCTACTCATTGTTGCCATTATTGGGATAAAAATAACGGCTGGTGAATAA
- a CDS encoding GNAT family N-acetyltransferase: MQFRNATHEDIEMILTIENQGFNQDEAGTRDQYLDRIANFPETFIVAEDEQADVLGFICGPAVNQRFVEDWMYEENPKNIAQGGYQTVLTVAVHQAARGLGLGSQLLSQLTTRAQAAGRETIALTCLADRIPFYEKNGFTNLGPSQSTHAGEQWYNMEKILHHA, translated from the coding sequence ATGCAGTTTAGAAATGCGACACACGAAGATATTGAGATGATTTTGACAATTGAAAATCAAGGCTTTAACCAAGATGAGGCGGGAACGAGAGACCAATATCTTGATAGAATTGCTAATTTCCCAGAAACATTTATTGTGGCTGAAGATGAACAGGCAGATGTTCTCGGTTTTATTTGTGGACCAGCAGTCAATCAACGTTTTGTTGAAGACTGGATGTATGAAGAAAATCCGAAAAATATTGCCCAAGGAGGCTATCAGACCGTACTAACGGTCGCAGTTCACCAAGCTGCCCGTGGTCTTGGTTTAGGAAGTCAATTATTGTCACAATTAACAACGCGGGCGCAAGCAGCTGGGCGTGAAACCATCGCTTTAACGTGTTTGGCTGATCGTATTCCTTTCTATGAAAAAAACGGCTTTACTAATCTCGGCCCATCACAATCTACTCATGCCGGTGAGCAATGGTACAATATGGAAAAGATATTGCATCATGCCTGA
- a CDS encoding ATP-binding cassette domain-containing protein → MTLVLKNVSKRFGKHQIIDNLSVVFQPGMKYILRGRSGAGKSTILNMIARFDDDYHGIITYDDGNLKTIKKSQYYRDYLGYLFQNYALLEDQTVFDNLALVFRHRIQKQDTQEMRQALEAVDLSKNYLKKHIYELSGGEQQRVAIARLILKKPRIILIDEPTAALDYDTATAILYQVLDRLINDQTIMIVATHDPLVIQWGDVMIDV, encoded by the coding sequence ATGACGCTAGTTTTGAAAAATGTGAGTAAGCGGTTTGGCAAACATCAAATTATTGATAATTTATCAGTTGTGTTTCAACCTGGTATGAAATATATTTTACGCGGGCGCTCTGGAGCGGGGAAATCAACAATTTTGAATATGATTGCACGTTTTGATGACGATTATCATGGCATCATAACGTATGATGATGGTAATCTGAAAACAATCAAAAAAAGTCAGTATTATCGAGACTATTTGGGCTACCTATTTCAAAATTATGCGTTGTTAGAAGATCAAACAGTTTTTGATAATTTGGCGCTTGTTTTTCGACATCGTATTCAAAAGCAAGATACGCAAGAGATGAGACAGGCATTAGAAGCTGTGGACTTATCTAAAAACTATTTGAAAAAGCATATCTATGAATTATCTGGTGGTGAGCAACAACGTGTTGCAATAGCCCGCTTAATACTAAAGAAACCACGCATTATTTTGATTGATGAGCCAACAGCTGCATTAGATTACGATACTGCGACAGCAATTTTATATCAGGTACTTGATCGTTTGATTAATGACCAGACCATCATGATTGTTGCCACCCATGATCCTTTAGTTATCCAGTGGGGGGATGTGATGATTGATGTTTAA
- a CDS encoding GNAT family N-acetyltransferase: MIIRIATKNDAQQLLDIYAPYVLDSTFTFEYDIPSLQTFEQRITTTLQTHPYLVAEDNNKILGYAYAHPLNEREAYQWTAELSVYVSAEAKGRGVGKQLYQALEQHLKQQNIIQTIAVITAENTRSIAFHEHFGYHQVGQLTQVGFKHGKWLDVAWLQKSLATPTDTPAPFIPFSQLTSRA, from the coding sequence ATGATCATTCGAATTGCCACCAAAAATGATGCCCAACAGTTACTTGATATTTATGCCCCTTACGTATTGGATAGTACCTTTACTTTTGAGTATGATATCCCCAGCCTGCAAACCTTTGAACAGCGCATCACGACAACACTACAGACTCACCCCTATCTTGTTGCTGAAGATAATAACAAGATTTTAGGTTATGCCTATGCGCACCCCTTAAACGAACGCGAAGCTTATCAATGGACAGCTGAACTGAGCGTCTATGTGAGTGCCGAAGCAAAAGGTCGTGGGGTTGGCAAGCAGCTTTATCAGGCACTGGAACAACACCTGAAGCAGCAAAATATTATCCAAACTATCGCTGTCATTACTGCTGAAAATACACGTAGTATTGCTTTTCATGAACATTTTGGGTATCACCAAGTGGGCCAACTAACACAAGTTGGTTTTAAACATGGTAAATGGCTTGATGTTGCCTGGTTACAAAAATCCTTAGCAACACCAACCGATACGCCCGCACCGTTTATACCTTTTTCACAATTAACGTCTCGTGCTTAA
- a CDS encoding CsbD family protein, whose protein sequence is MSVEEKFDSAKDQVVGKVKEVEGKLTGDKVREAEGKAQGVLGKVKDAVSDVKEDVKDAVKEAADDYKADSEKEIDQ, encoded by the coding sequence ATGTCAGTTGAAGAAAAGTTTGATAGCGCCAAGGACCAAGTTGTTGGTAAGGTGAAAGAAGTAGAAGGTAAGCTTACCGGAGATAAGGTACGTGAAGCAGAGGGTAAAGCCCAAGGCGTACTTGGCAAGGTGAAAGATGCCGTGTCAGATGTTAAAGAAGACGTTAAGGATGCTGTTAAAGAAGCAGCCGATGACTACAAAGCCGATAGCGAAAAAGAAATTGATCAATAA
- a CDS encoding DNA/RNA non-specific endonuclease, protein MSKEWLFNRGHLVGYQFSGLNDEPKNLVPETAYLNAGALKSMNAANKQSMLYYENHLAKWLKTHKGYRLDYQVTPLYRNDELLPRQVRLAYVGYNPRGEKVKINLHSYREENGNDDATVVYLNNDSPNAIIDYSNGTARNTLNKAKTLKAEQEAADQAKAEAEAKANAAAAAQAAAESAAAESAARAASEAAAQQAAAQSQAATAQTAVAPAPATGNINNTGAYKWAIQDGYTWQTRKGHSTRVAPGGALPAGYHWQVQ, encoded by the coding sequence ATCAGTAAAGAGTGGTTATTCAATCGTGGCCATTTAGTCGGTTATCAATTCAGCGGCCTCAATGACGAACCTAAAAATTTGGTGCCTGAAACCGCTTATTTAAATGCCGGTGCCCTTAAAAGCATGAACGCTGCTAATAAGCAATCCATGCTTTATTATGAAAATCATCTGGCCAAGTGGTTAAAGACACACAAAGGCTACCGCCTCGATTATCAAGTGACACCATTGTATCGCAACGATGAGTTACTACCACGACAAGTACGCTTGGCTTATGTTGGCTACAATCCGCGTGGTGAAAAAGTCAAAATTAATCTCCACTCATATCGTGAAGAAAATGGAAATGATGATGCGACTGTCGTCTACCTCAATAATGATAGTCCAAATGCCATTATTGATTACAGTAATGGTACCGCACGCAACACACTCAATAAAGCAAAAACACTAAAAGCTGAACAAGAAGCAGCTGACCAGGCCAAAGCTGAAGCCGAAGCTAAGGCCAACGCAGCAGCAGCCGCTCAAGCTGCTGCGGAAAGCGCTGCTGCAGAAAGTGCTGCGCGCGCCGCTAGTGAGGCCGCTGCGCAACAAGCAGCAGCGCAATCTCAGGCAGCGACGGCCCAAACTGCTGTCGCCCCCGCACCAGCCACTGGTAACATTAATAATACTGGGGCATACAAATGGGCTATTCAAGATGGCTATACTTGGCAAACCCGTAAAGGCCACTCAACACGTGTTGCACCTGGTGGTGCATTGCCAGCAGGTTATCATTGGCAAGTTCAATAA
- a CDS encoding DUF2087 domain-containing protein yields MTQGITAYLNDDGVLIQWPAKYHKKRDVIAYLASKFDSDKTYDEQDVNLVLRRWSDYADYPLLRRALVDFGLLTRDAYGRTYQLSSEVNSLEN; encoded by the coding sequence ATGACACAGGGGATTACAGCCTATTTAAATGACGATGGGGTCTTGATACAATGGCCAGCGAAATACCATAAAAAGCGTGACGTGATTGCTTATTTAGCCAGTAAGTTTGACAGTGATAAAACGTACGATGAACAGGACGTTAATTTAGTATTGCGGCGTTGGTCCGATTATGCGGACTATCCATTGCTAAGACGCGCATTAGTAGATTTTGGTTTGCTAACAAGAGATGCTTATGGGCGAACGTACCAATTGTCATCCGAAGTAAATAGTTTAGAAAACTAG
- a CDS encoding DUF4352 domain-containing protein: protein MAKKIVDENSNTDIQKKPFYKRGWFWTLAIIVVLVIAAIGRADDSAKKVSSEHKTTSSAKVNHKTFKVGDTVKADGVTLKLNKVDYYNGSSISTPDSGKMFVMVNVTITNVDRNKVSYNPLDFKLDDNGNQTDLTEIVLDDNGHKVVGDDLKYGDLAKGASVTGTLVGQAVQTDKLKLIYTGSLFSKDEKITFDLD, encoded by the coding sequence ATGGCGAAAAAGATTGTTGATGAGAATAGCAACACAGACATTCAAAAGAAGCCATTTTATAAGCGCGGTTGGTTTTGGACACTAGCGATCATTGTCGTGCTTGTGATTGCGGCAATTGGTCGAGCAGACGACAGCGCAAAAAAGGTTTCCTCTGAACATAAAACAACTTCTTCAGCTAAGGTCAACCACAAAACCTTCAAAGTTGGTGATACTGTCAAGGCAGATGGCGTTACGTTAAAACTCAATAAAGTGGACTATTATAACGGTAGTTCAATTTCAACACCAGATTCTGGCAAGATGTTTGTGATGGTGAATGTCACCATTACCAATGTTGATCGCAACAAAGTCAGCTACAATCCATTAGATTTCAAATTAGACGATAATGGCAACCAAACTGACCTAACAGAAATTGTGCTAGACGATAACGGTCACAAAGTCGTCGGTGATGATTTGAAGTACGGTGACCTGGCCAAGGGGGCTTCCGTTACTGGCACACTCGTCGGTCAAGCTGTCCAAACAGATAAGCTCAAGTTAATTTACACAGGATCACTATTCTCAAAGGATGAGAAAATTACCTTTGACCTCGACTAA
- a CDS encoding ABC transporter ATP-binding protein: MIQLTQLTKKFNSKLAVNQLNMTLEPGQVMGLIGQNGAGKTTTFRMILNFITPTSGTITWDNRPITQQDKQRIGFLPEERGLYQKLTIEEQILYFAELHGMRRADARTALSDWLKRLDVVGKATDKVQSLSKGNAQKVQMIASLIFNPEFIILDEPFSGLDPVNTSIMMNEIIRMRDQGAMIIFSSHDMDNVTKISDQLTMLKKGEVILQGGVQEIREQFGRTKIYVEGSFTQAELAQLSGVVSVTPRGAGFDLVVTDEAVGHDIFNYVTRNGYIPAFSQQPPTLDDIFRQEVAHNA; encoded by the coding sequence ATGATCCAACTGACCCAACTCACTAAAAAGTTCAACAGCAAATTAGCCGTTAACCAATTAAACATGACACTTGAGCCAGGTCAAGTAATGGGTTTAATCGGACAAAACGGTGCCGGTAAAACGACGACTTTCCGTATGATTCTTAACTTCATTACGCCGACTTCCGGCACGATCACTTGGGATAATCGTCCCATCACGCAACAAGATAAGCAACGTATTGGCTTTCTCCCTGAAGAGCGTGGCTTGTATCAAAAGTTAACGATTGAAGAGCAAATATTATATTTCGCTGAACTACACGGCATGCGACGGGCAGATGCCCGAACAGCACTAAGTGATTGGCTCAAAAGACTTGATGTTGTGGGAAAAGCAACGGACAAAGTGCAGTCCTTGTCAAAAGGTAATGCACAAAAAGTTCAAATGATTGCCTCGCTCATTTTTAATCCTGAATTTATCATTTTAGATGAGCCCTTTTCTGGTCTTGATCCTGTCAACACCAGCATTATGATGAACGAAATCATCCGGATGCGCGATCAAGGTGCCATGATTATTTTTTCAAGCCATGATATGGACAACGTCACAAAAATTTCAGACCAACTCACCATGCTTAAAAAAGGTGAAGTTATTCTACAAGGCGGCGTGCAAGAAATTCGTGAACAGTTTGGTCGGACAAAAATCTACGTTGAAGGGTCCTTCACACAAGCCGAGTTGGCCCAGTTATCAGGGGTTGTTAGTGTCACCCCACGCGGCGCAGGCTTTGACCTCGTTGTCACAGATGAAGCTGTGGGTCATGATATTTTCAACTATGTTACCCGAAACGGCTACATTCCGGCCTTCTCTCAACAACCCCCAACACTAGATGATATTTTCCGACAGGAGGTCGCTCACAATGCCTAA